TGGTCTAATGGAGGAGGATCAACCTGCTGGAACCCTTGAATTGGACTAGCAGGAGGAGGTTCTGCAGTCTCTTCTTTTTCGTACTCTTGGATTTGGAGTTGGCTAACTGTAGGAGGTAGTTGAAGCTGCATATATTTGGgtttatttttttgaagaagaaggTAAGTAATCCAATACCAGAATAACATAATTCTACCCTGCTCAATCACCGTATCTCTAATCCGACCACCACCAAATGACAACCTCTCCAGCACCTGTATAGCAAATCCACAAAGTTTATCTATATTGGTCAACAAAAATATACATACTCAAGAGTAAATCAGTCTAAAGTTTATCTATATTGGTCAAACTTAAAGcatctttgttttcttttatgcGACTTGGAGCATCTATTTGAGAAAGCTGATTCATCAGACGCCTTACCTGCTCTCCAGTTTGAATATCAAGGGAACTATGGTGATCAAACTGCAAGTCCCTAAACTCGTTTAGGCAAAGACCTTGAAAGGCCCTGCAGAATGCGAAGAATTCAAAGAACATGATTAGATAGGGAATCTTGTTGAGTTATCCAGCTCTCAAGGTTTGCTGCAACAGAGAAAGAATAATTCTTTACCATTTTATAAGAGAAAACCGAGGAATCCAGCGGAATATCACAGGTGTGTTTTCAGCATTGACATAATAGCCTCCAAATACAATAAATACCGTCATAAGAGAAGGTCCCAATGCCAATGCTGCTTCAGGAGTTGGAGCCATTGCTCCAACAGCAAGACCCATTGCAGATGCAGCAAATGACTCCACTGTCACAATTCCACAGAACTTCCCAAATCTGCCAATAAAAGTATTTTCCatataaattggaagggtaaaaaatgaagaaaataagtgACCAAAACCTGCCACTTCACACAAAAACCCCGAGCCCACCTCCCATCACTATTACCACCATCAAAGGTATAATTCGAAACTTCTGACAATGAAGCCCATATTCACCAGAGATTAAAGATACTACTAAGGAAaggaacaaaagaaaactaacatGCAGTGATAAGTGAAACATAGTCCATAAAGAAAGAAAATTTGGAAAACAGAAGTTTAATGAGGTCCTACAAAATGTTGCATGAACATTAAAGGTTGCATTCAGTACGGGTACAAAAGACGATAGGGCCTTGGGCACAAGTGTACTTAATGGTGAAAAGAAAGGTAAAGCAGAGAACATAGGTAAACTAACAAACATAGGCCGTAAAGAAAGAAAATTTGGAAAACAGGAACATAACGAGGTCCTGCAATAAGCTTCTTGAACAACACAAGAAAGTGGGTGCAAAAGATGATACGACTTCGAAATTAACAGCTTTGGGCACAAGTGTATTTTCTGGAATCTTGAATGCCCATTGAATCACTACATAATGCTTGTCTAGCTGTTTGCTCTTTTCTATCAGATCATTCTCAGCTGTCACAAATAAAACTATGGCAAACAAAAATTGGGCCATTAATCTTTGTTTTGAATATTACTCAATGCAGACCACACAGACATCTAAGATCACAATGAGCTTTCGGAGATCTTTGTTATCTAAATGATACCTTTATCTCTCATACACTTAACAGAACTCATCTATGATGCCCTTAGCTGATCTTTCTTCGACACACTGGAACCTTAAACACGAGAAGTAATGAGGAAAGGAATTCATATTTGATCGCGAGCACTCCAAATTGCCAAACTCATAAAAAAATAATGCAGCTAACTAATGCGAAAAGCTAAGACATTCACCTGGGTACACTAGGATGAAGACGAGCCATTGGATATAGAACTGcaccaaacattaaaggaaatgcCGCTCCAATAGGAATCTCAGCCAGCAATTTAGAAAGTAGGTACGGTCCTAATGCATAAGACCCCTTCGCACGCTCTCTATCTACAATTGCGCGTTCCTTAGGAAACACACTCACAGTCTTCGTCAGGGCAGCCATTGCAGTGTTTATTGCAGCAACCTTCAAACGAGGACAATCATATTCATCAGACTGCCTTGTTACACATATATTATGCTAATTACAGGTCCAGGATAGTATGTAAAGTATCATCATGAATTACTCATAGGGGGAAAAAAGTTAAGAGGGTCATACGCTTGATTGAATGAGTGTGCGATCTCCAACATAAAGACGAAGAAAGATAAACATAAACGAAAACAATAAAAACTCATATAGAACGTCTAGACGACTTCTCATTTTAGAGTGAAAATGCACATAAAGGATGCTATAACTGCAAATTTCAGAAATGATCGACTGTTGGCGAGGATGATCTCCTTGGTAACTTTGGTCTTAGTTCATCTACGTGTGAGCTACACATGACACAGTTACATTTGCAGGATTGTCACTTTAAGATTGTTATTAATCCTGTCTCAACTTTGATAAGGAAAAGCTGGCTACAATTTTAAAAAATATACTTTTAAGTCATGGTTTTAAAAAGTGTTTTGAAGCGCGTGTCAAACTCGCTTCAAAGTAGCGGTTTACGCTTTGCTAGAGGAGCATATCGCTTTGACACTTTCGCTTTTATAAAAAATGTATGAAATTTTATGATAGCATGTGACAAAGAAACACATCACATTTTTAAGTGTGTGGACAAAATCTACAAAGATGACTGGAAGCACCCAATTCGAAACTAGCCTTCAACCTAAAGTACTCTGTTTGTATGTGCCTACTTGAACAGATTAAAGAAAGTGGCTGTAAGTCAGAGTTTAAACTAAAAGTATAGCTCCAGAAATCCAATAACCTTCACAAAACAGCATTTTTGTATGATTTTTCCCACTCATGATGTACATAGACAAGTGCAGCAGAGCATCACTCAAAGATATAATGCATCACTAACTCATGAAGCATTATAGACTTTCACTACCCTATACCAAACTTGAACACGAAATCTAATATAAATATATCGCCGTGGACTGCACAGATGGGGTAAATCACAGGGTAACGATTAAAATTCAAATCAGTTTTTAGACAGATATATGTTTTAACAACTTGAAAGACCATCATACATCAATGACATCTCAAAATCTCATACCTGAAGCAAACCCATTCTGTCCTGTATAGATGTTTGTGATCTTCCCATTCGCCAGAACACAGATCCAAATATTATGGCTGATGCAACAGACATTCTAGCGCGGACTTTGTTGGTAGGACCATCACGAGAAGCCTGATAATAACTTCAATAATTAGAAGCAAGGAGCCAGGAATAGTTTGATAAGGATATTGAGCAGACATTGATGACTAAATTTTTTAGCCTCTTAACGCCTAATTTTACTCTTCAGTTTCTGTGCTTATTTTCCTTCAGGTCTTCTGTGCTAATACCTCACACCCAACAAAAAAGAAGGGGTTTTAACCATAACGATGCTAAATGACAAGTTTTCAGTAGGAGCTTCATTTTCTATTGTTAATACTTCTATATCTTGTATGTTTAGCTTCTAAAGGAAACCAGAGAACTGCCAATATCTAAGAACAAATAATCAAGAGAAACAAAGTTTTAGAAGGGTTATCCAGAAGCAGCAACACATTTGGTAAATAAATGGGAGTTAAGAAAGTGTATCATGTCATCTAAGGTGAGTATTTGACAGGTGAACGGAAAGAGAAGCAACCTGCATCCAAGCACGTTTAAGGAGCAAGCGAAACTGTCTCCACCAACCGCCTTTCCTCTTTACAACGGACTTCCTGCAAGCAATCTTATTGGTCTTGCAAACCTCTGTTCTGGGAAGTGGTGTTTTATAAATGATAGTTGATGAGTTACGCACAAATGCCTCAACAAGACCATCTATCCTCTTTCGAGAGAAGTAGACACTTTCAGTGGAAGTGTAGTCGACAGATATGAGATCAGCCAAAAATTCTGCCGGATTCACATGATCTGGACACGGATATCTGTTAACGCGAGCATCAGTAAGTTAGCGATCTCCCCAAATTGACAACATGGAAGTCATAATTTTTACTGAACGGTAAATCATGCTTGAAACTGAAGATGTCAGGCTATGCTGACTACTGGAATATTCCAGTCAAATTGTTGAAAGGAAAATTTTAGAGGGATAGTACAGTACAAGAAAACAGCAAATAATTCCCACGTGGAATATTCCAAAACACTTATATGTTATATTTCCCCTAAATTTTTAATTAAGTACTGTGCAAAATCACAACCACAACTGATAACTTAGAGAAGATTTAGAAACCCATAAATTGCTTTGACACAGTTTCACAAAGAATAGAGATTTAGCTACCAACCCAAACTTTGAGAAGTATGAAACTGGTTCATCATGTGCTGGCCCTGCATAAATGAGTGCACCTTCTGCTAGTAATAAAATGTCGTCGAATTTCACATAAACTGAACCTCTAGGCTGGTGTATGGAGCAAATTACAGTATGTCCATCCCTGGCAAGTTGTGAAAGTGTCTCCATTACCTTCTCTGCCTGGAATGCATCAAGCCCTGGACACAGCATAAGTATGTTCAGGAATGACGAAGTTCACAGCAATAGATGAGAGAGTAAGAGTATACCAGTGACCACGAGAAGCCAATTTCAGTATTTAGTTACCTCTTTATTTTCTCCCCATATTAACTTTTCTATACACCTTATTATGGTTTACAGTAAGAATATATTTGTATCAGAAATTGTGGGAAGCAACTCACAGTTTCCCATTTTGAACATACTCCACTTTCTCCCACTGAACAATTTATCTCTTATTTATATTACTTGGTAGCAGAGCACAAAGATCCTTCAcctcatttattcaaaatacatTGTGCATGAAAAATTCGCATTGCTTCCCAGCCCATAATTCATCTAATAGATACTTTTGCTCTTTACTCTGCCTCATCCTAATGAACGAGTAGATACATAATGGTATATCTATCCATCAAATAGAAATGCTAAAGCAAATGTTAAGGGCTAAAAGCAATGATTCATGTTTCATCTGTATTAATGGCAGTTTAGACCATTGATGGTCTAACAACCACCAGCCCTTTCTTTGACGATTTAGTGCATTTTATAAGTCTTTCAAATATTTTATGTTTTCATTCACAGATACCATCTACATTTTTAACAGTTCTCATGGCCCTTGGCATGCACATCATGGATATAATAATGTGTGGATCTTTTCCATGACAAAGATAATACTTATGCCCATGGATAGAACTTCGGGCAAATACAGATTAACCGCTATAATACATCCACCCTTGAACAATAAAACAATACCATTCATTTTTGTACCATCTCCCAAGGAGTTCAAATTGGCTGTGAAGTGTGAACCAAAAGAATCGTAATAATAAAACAGCATACAACTTTACATCCTAGAACTCCCTACGCACCTTCGGCCATCATTACTATGTTTAATAAGTACGTGCTCTCTTGAGTCACTTTTGTAATTTATATGCTAATAATGGATAAAAGTGCAAATTCATAGTACATATACATTACCTTATCAAACTTTATAGACCAAAACTACTCAGCATTAGATGTAGATAATTTAGTTGGGAACTATGAACTAACAAATTTACTGTGCTTATGAACATTATCAATCTACTGATCTCCCAGTATATAGTGTAGCTAGATGAAAACAGAAGAAGCATACTTTGAAGCCAGAGATAAACAAGCGTACCAGTTGTCGGTTCGTCAGCAAATATAACAGACGGACTTGCCATTAGTTCGCATGCAAGTGATAGACGTTTCTTTTCCCCGCCACTAATTCCACGAACTTTAGCATCACCGACATTAGAATCAGCACAGTTGACCTTTTGGAGGTAAATGGTTAAGGCTTAGTTAAGCAGTACAGTGAACTTAGTTATATcatgaaaaaaaagtaaaaaaataataaccACGATTTCTTTCTAAAATCATTTTCCTCATTGTTCTACTCTTATAAAAGGTGATATTTAAAGAAGTACACCTTTGCTTTTGTTTTGATAGATAAACATCGGATAAGACATTATAAAATTGAACACACGGAAACTTAAACTGTAAATCTAAGACACAGACTTCATGCCTAGTGGCTAAATATCTTGGCAAAACAATAAAATGGAACAAGTCTTAGTAGAACACCACGACAAAGTTATTTCATTTAAGCTTTTTAAGAaggtaaaaaaaatataacaaataaGAGGAGAACTGTGCCACTAACTGAAAGGGTGAGATATTTTACCAAGCCCAGCCTAAAGAGAAGATCGTCGACATATCCATCTCTCTCCTCCGCAGAATAGATATTAGAGAGCTGGAGTTCAGCAGCAAGGGACACTGTTTCCCTCACTGTCAGCTGAGAGAAGAAAAGGTCTTCCTGTCTTACATAAGCAAACCTGCAACATAATCAATAACAATAAGCAACAAACAATCCATCTTACGTGCTAGGGTCTGGATAAGCTAAACTAGTTAACCAGCTACAAATATGATAATAGTTAAAGTTTGAACTTGATGTAATCATCAAATATACTAGAacagataaaaataagaaaaattactTGAAATTTTTACTCGAAAATGGACGTCCATTGAGCTGAAGAATGCCAGATAAATGTAACCGTGATGCACTAGCAAGCTGTCCAGCAAGTACATTGAGAAGTGTAGTTTTACCCGATCCTGATGGTCCCATTATAGCTAATAATCTTCCTGGTTTTGCCTCTCCACTCACATTTTTCAAAAGGAATCTCACCTGCATTCCCATCATTCATTAATCAGAAATTAAATTATCTTATGCCCTAATGTTAAATCAGTGCCCCCTACTGCAAATTGCTAACCCTAATTACCAAATCACAACATTGAATTTAAGAATCAGATAATAATACTAACAGTTTTGCCGGATCTGTCTGCAAGAGAACATGTAATGTTGCTCCACTGAACAGTTATTGGCTTCACTGAAAGAACACCTGGAATTggagttttctcttcttcttcttcatttatcctttcttttccatcattaaaattatcatcatcatcttgttctTCAGGGAAGAGTGAAGGTCCAGGTCCTGAAAATAAACGAAGTAGGAGAGCAGCAGCTATGGCTGCCAAAACCTGACCCATACCATTACCTCGGACTACACTCACTACTTTCTTCCCGCCAAACACCACCATATCAGCGTTTCTCTGAATAGGGAGTAGATAAGTTTGCTGAATAATACTTAAAATGAGAATGAAAGATGTGTGTGGGTATTTATATCCTTATCTTGTAGACTATATAGATTCCAGTATTTGAGAGCGACTGACACGGTATAAATACTGTTGCCGTATCGGCCGAGACGTATCTTATCTGTATTTTGCATTCGTCACCAATTTGAAAAAAAAGAGATGGATTGCATCCGGTTAGATCAACTTTAATTGGGGAAGAACTTCATCTTCCATGCTAGCTGAGCATTTGGAATTGTTTAGGAAAACTCAAGTCTTATGATGGAATCATAGAAATCCTAATTCAAATAGCATTTAATGTTATCACGTTATAGTAAAGGTAATTTAAATAGTGTTTGACTTGGTCCATGGTCTTCTGAATTGTATATAACGCCAATccaaattgtgttttttttttcctttctgatTTTCTATACGGAAAACTCGTCGGAGTCtcctataaaaaaaaattcttctcaaaAATCACTCAAACGATAtctttacttcttcttctctAAGGAAAAATAACCTAGCTTTCCCTTTTTGATTTCTCACCATCATGAATCTAATCAATTCAATTGCTTCAAAGGATTGATAAGGAATTTCCACATACTCATTGACAATCCAAAGAGAGGTAAGTTAATCTGAGTTATCATCATCATGATTGTTGAACACTATTCTGAATAgcatttttcttctttcatcATGTTATTTCGAATGGTATTTAACGCAAGTCAGATTACCATTTTCTTTGGATTCCACGCATCATTCCATGGAACATGGCTTGGAAAAAGTGTAGATGGCACCAACTTGGAAGCTATTAAAATTGACATTCTGCATTTTTTCCAAGCTtgaaataggttggattccaccataagatttGCTCATAAGGTTCTTTCTACTAACAAAATATATTCACTGAAATCCAATGAAATGCATTTAAGTTACAATATTGTTAGTGTTTGGTAGTTCAATCAACTTTATTTAACATATTTtggtgtcactgtagtacagttgtaaagtcattgggtgataatATGCGGGACCTGAATTCGAGACTCAcaagcaccaaattctttactgaTCAAATGAAAAACCTTATTTAAGTACATGAAAATACATTTAAACATTTAATTCAATTTAAACAATTCAATATGATGGAAGATGTCAATGCTTTAGTTAAAGAGAACCTTAGTTTCTGCTGGTGATGGTCAGTTTTAGCCAATATCACCGCCCCCAATGTATGTATTTATATTTGCGAGGGTCAATATAATAGTGTATCGGGTACGATAATATACGGGTCATCGTTTGCCGTATCGGGTATGTGATACAAATGAACCTTGTTTGGGACATACACAAAACTTTTATCTTCTACATGTTAGCAATGGTggtaagggatgtcctaaagatAGGTAGGTTACTAAATTACCCCTTGAATAGTTTAAATTTCAAAAATACTCTTATACTAAATAAAAATTCTAaacctaatctaatctaatctactCCAAATAAAAAATcagtttccattttctttttcttcttctcaacaacaatcgaacttgttagagcactgctcggtcgaactcgcaagcgttgctatctcaagcttgctgtcaagtttagtttccaaaactataagtcttgatttctagtctactaatagctaagtctcggactaggataaaaagtgtagttgggctctagactccatggtgatcatcatacaaagacgaagaactactcaaggaactggtgaaacttcatcgactaaaagttatgtggagacttgaacttatctatcactcaaaagtctatctctttatctcctaccttgagacaaaagtcatattgctatatagactatgattatacacatttgctatttcgagccgagtttaactcgcctatctatttctcgaaatatgagttggtaagctttcgctttggccaagttcatctttactagtgacgaaattcatattagtttcaattacttgaaaatcgctttgacgaaaaatagcttgtgaacaacaactatataacgtcctctaataatgtttcaatgattgaaatgagagtttgtaatataaccttgaaaggatataaacattgtgtgataactcatacgtgtataagtcgttattccttgaaccaaagtatgcgtactttgctgctcaggaaaaccggaacgaAAGTCCGCGTACTAGTAcacgcactgtcggaagttcacatctcgtgaatttttgttggagtttgtgaactgaaaacaaacttattcc
The nucleotide sequence above comes from Papaver somniferum cultivar HN1 chromosome 8, ASM357369v1, whole genome shotgun sequence. Encoded proteins:
- the LOC113303658 gene encoding ABC transporter G family member 7-like isoform X1 yields the protein MVVFGGKKVVSVVRGNGMGQVLAAIAAALLLRLFSGPGPSLFPEEQDDDDNFNDGKERINEEEEEKTPIPGVLSVKPITVQWSNITCSLADRSGKTVRFLLKNVSGEAKPGRLLAIMGPSGSGKTTLLNVLAGQLASASRLHLSGILQLNGRPFSSKNFKFAYVRQEDLFFSQLTVRETVSLAAELQLSNIYSAEERDGYVDDLLFRLGLVNCADSNVGDAKVRGISGGEKKRLSLACELMASPSVIFADEPTTGLDAFQAEKVMETLSQLARDGHTVICSIHQPRGSVYVKFDDILLLAEGALIYAGPAHDEPVSYFSKFGYPCPDHVNPAEFLADLISVDYTSTESVYFSRKRIDGLVEAFVRNSSTIIYKTPLPRTEVCKTNKIACRKSVVKRKGGWWRQFRLLLKRAWMQASRDGPTNKVRARMSVASAIIFGSVFWRMGRSQTSIQDRMGLLQVAAINTAMAALTKTVSVFPKERAIVDRERAKGSYALGPYLLSKLLAEIPIGAAFPLMFGAVLYPMARLHPSVPRFGKFCGIVTVESFAASAMGLAVGAMAPTPEAALALGPSLMTVFIVFGGYYVNAENTPVIFRWIPRFSLIKWAFQGLCLNEFRDLQFDHHSSLDIQTGEQVLERLSFGGGRIRDTVIEQGRIMLFWYWITYLLLQKNKPKYMQLQLPPTVSQLQIQEYEKEETAEPPPASPIQGFQQVDPPPLDQIEFIQQPELPPAIGQLQMQEEYEKEETTEPPPASPTRGFQLVDPPPLDRIDSIQQLDLPTAAGQLQIQEFEKEETAEALASPVQVSQQVDPPPLDRVESTQQLEPPTFDQFPLFFTEGL
- the LOC113303658 gene encoding ABC transporter G family member 7-like isoform X4; protein product: MVVFGGKKVVSVVRGNGMGQVLAAIAAALLLRLFSGPGPSLFPEEQDDDDNFNDGKERINEEEEEKTPIPGVLSVKPITVQWSNITCSLADRSGKTVRFLLKNVSGEAKPGRLLAIMGPSGSGKTTLLNVLAGQLASASRLHLSGILQLNGRPFSSKNFKFAYVRQEDLFFSQLTVRETVSLAAELQLSNIYSAEERDGYVDDLLFRLGLVNCADSNVGDAKVRGISGGEKKRLSLACELMASPSVIFADEPTTGLDAFQAEKVMETLSQLARDGHTVICSIHQPRGSVYVKFDDILLLAEGALIYAGPAHDEPVSYFSKFGYPCPDHVNPAEFLADLISVDYTSTESVYFSRKRIDGLVEAFVRNSSTIIYKTPLPRTEVCKTNKIACRKSVVKRKGGWWRQFRLLLKRAWMQASRDGPTNKVRARMSVASAIIFGSVFWRMGRSQTSIQDRMGLLQVAAINTAMAALTKTVSVFPKERAIVDRERAKGSYALGPYLLSKLLAEIPIGAAFPLMFGAVLYPMARLHPSVPRFGKFCGIVTVESFAASAMGLAVGAMAPTPEAALALGPSLMTVFIVFGGYYVNAENTPVIFRWIPRFSLIKWAFQGLCLNEFRDLQFDHHSSLDIQTGEQVLERLSFGGGRIRDTVIEQGRIMLFWYWITYLLLQKNKPKYMQLQLPPTVSQLQIQEYEKEETAEPPPASPIQGFQQVDPPPLDQIEFIQQPELPPAIGQLQMQEEYEKEETTEPPPASPTRGFQLVDPPPLDRIDSIQQLDLPTAAGQLQIQEFEKEETAEALASPVQVSQQIAKS
- the LOC113303658 gene encoding ABC transporter G family member 7-like isoform X3, yielding MVVFGGKKVVSVVRGNGMGQVLAAIAAALLLRLFSGPGPSLFPEEQDDDDNFNDGKERINEEEEEKTPIPGVLSVKPITVQWSNITCSLADRSGKTVRFLLKNVSGEAKPGRLLAIMGPSGSGKTTLLNVLAGQLASASRLHLSGILQLNGRPFSSKNFKFAYVRQEDLFFSQLTVRETVSLAAELQLSNIYSAEERDGYVDDLLFRLGLVNCADSNVGDAKVRGISGGEKKRLSLACELMASPSVIFADEPTTGLDAFQAEKVMETLSQLARDGHTVICSIHQPRGSVYVKFDDILLLAEGALIYAGPAHDEPVSYFSKFGYPCPDHVNPAEFLADLISVDYTSTESVYFSRKRIDGLVEAFVRNSSTIIYKTPLPRTEVCKTNKIACRKSVVKRKGGWWRQFRLLLKRAWMQASRDGPTNKVRARMSVASAIIFGSVFWRMGRSQTSIQDRMGLLQVAAINTAMAALTKTVSVFPKERAIVDRERAKGSYALGPYLLSKLLAEIPIGAAFPLMFGAVLYPMARLHPSVPRFGKFCGIVTVESFAASAMGLAVGAMAPTPEAALALGPSLMTVFIVFGGYYVNAENTPVIFRWIPRFSLIKWAFQGLCLNEFRDLQFDHHSSLDIQTGEQVLERLSFGGGRIRDTVIEQGRIMLFWYWITYLLLQKNKPKYMQLQLPPTVSQLQIQEYEKEETAEPPPASPIQGFQQVDPPPLDQIEFIQQPELPPAIGQLQMQEEYEKEETTEPPPASPTRGFQLVDPPPLDRIDSIQQLDLPTAAGQLQIQEFEKEETAEALASPVQVSQQASNLHR
- the LOC113303658 gene encoding ABC transporter G family member 7-like isoform X2 yields the protein MVVFGGKKVVSVVRGNGMGQVLAAIAAALLLRLFSGPGPSLFPEEQDDDDNFNDGKERINEEEEEKTPIPGVLSVKPITVQWSNITCSLADRSGKTVRFLLKNVSGEAKPGRLLAIMGPSGSGKTTLLNVLAGQLASASRLHLSGILQLNGRPFSSKNFKFAYVRQEDLFFSQLTVRETVSLAAELQLSNIYSAEERDGYVDDLLFRLGLVNCADSNVGDAKVRGISGGEKKRLSLACELMASPSVIFADEPTTGLDAFQAEKVMETLSQLARDGHTVICSIHQPRGSVYVKFDDILLLAEGALIYAGPAHDEPVSYFSKFGYPCPDHVNPAEFLADLISVDYTSTESVYFSRKRIDGLVEAFVRNSSTIIYKTPLPRTEVCKTNKIACRKSVVKRKGGWWRQFRLLLKRAWMQASRDGPTNKVRARMSVASAIIFGSVFWRMGRSQTSIQDRMGLLQVAAINTAMAALTKTVSVFPKERAIVDRERAKGSYALGPYLLSKLLAEIPIGAAFPLMFGAVLYPMARLHPSVPRFGKFCGIVTVESFAASAMGLAVGAMAPTPEAALALGPSLMTVFIVFGGYYVNAENTPVIFRWIPRFSLIKWAFQGLCLNEFRDLQFDHHSSLDIQTGEQVLERLSFGGGRIRDTVIEQGRIMLFWYWITYLLLQKNKPKYMQLQLPPTVSQLQIQEYEKEETAEPPPASPIQGFQQVDPPPLDQIEFIQQPELPPAIGQLQMQEEYEKEETTEPPPASPTRGFQLVDPPPLDRIDSIQQLDLPTAAGQLQIQEFEKEETAEALASPVQVSQQKASNLHR